The following proteins come from a genomic window of Blattabacterium cuenoti:
- the aroC gene encoding chorismate synthase, which yields MAGNIFGNLFRVSTFGESHGIALGGIIDGCPAGIELNFKEIQYELNRRKPGQSSIVTQRNEPDKVIFLSGIFDNKTTGTPIGFVIYNKDHKSYDYHHIREVYRPSHSDFTYEKKYGIRDYRGGGRSSARETTCRVVAGAIAKQLIKDITIASYVSSVGDISINKSYKELDLSRKSIEKNPIRCPDTDTAEKMISKIQEIKNKGDTIGGIITCVIKNIPIGIGEPVFEKLHAEIGKAMLSINAVKGFEYGSGFDGTKITGSQHNDLFKQDGTTKTNLSGGIQGGISNGMDIYFRIAFKPIATIMQKQKTIDKHGNVVLMKGKGRHDPCVLPRAIPIVESMTALVLADYWMYTKLSKYSSIKKN from the coding sequence ATGGCAGGAAATATTTTTGGAAATTTGTTCAGAGTTAGTACTTTTGGAGAAAGTCATGGAATCGCATTAGGTGGAATTATTGATGGATGTCCAGCAGGAATAGAATTAAATTTTAAAGAAATTCAATATGAATTAAATAGAAGAAAACCTGGACAATCATCTATAGTAACTCAAAGAAATGAACCCGATAAAGTAATTTTTTTATCTGGAATTTTTGATAATAAAACGACAGGAACACCCATTGGATTTGTCATTTATAACAAAGATCATAAATCATATGATTACCATCATATTCGAGAAGTTTATCGTCCGTCACATTCAGATTTTACATATGAAAAAAAATATGGAATCAGAGATTACAGAGGAGGAGGACGTTCTTCTGCAAGAGAAACAACATGCCGAGTTGTAGCTGGTGCTATTGCTAAACAATTAATCAAAGATATTACAATTGCATCTTATGTTTCTTCTGTAGGTGATATATCTATAAATAAATCTTATAAAGAATTAGATTTGTCCAGAAAATCAATAGAAAAAAATCCTATAAGATGTCCCGATACGGATACTGCGGAAAAAATGATATCCAAAATTCAAGAAATAAAAAATAAAGGAGACACTATAGGAGGTATTATTACTTGTGTGATTAAAAACATTCCAATAGGAATTGGAGAACCTGTTTTTGAAAAATTACATGCTGAAATAGGAAAAGCTATGCTATCAATTAATGCTGTAAAAGGGTTTGAATATGGAAGTGGATTTGATGGAACTAAGATAACTGGTTCTCAACATAATGATTTATTTAAACAAGATGGAACAACCAAAACAAATTTATCAGGAGGTATACAAGGAGGAATTTCAAATGGAATGGATATTTATTTTAGAATAGCATTTAAACCTATAGCTACGATAATGCAAAAACAAAAAACTATAGATAAACATGGGAATGTTGTCCTTATGAAAGGAAAAGGAAGACATGATCCTTGTGTTTTACCTCGTGCTATTCCTATTGTTGAATCTATGACCGCTTTAGTTTTAGCAGATTATTGGATGTATACTAAATTATCTAAATATTCTTCAATAAAAAAAAATTGA
- a CDS encoding DEAD/DEAH box helicase → MKTFQEYDFFDDNIIQAIEDIGFKYPTPIQEKVIPFLLSSEKDIIALAQTGTGKTAAFGLPIIQKMNLKYTFPKALILCPTRELCIQITRDLCRFSKFSSFIKIVSLYGGANINSQIQSLKKKTHIIVGTPGRIIDLIKRKKLYFNEIQYLVLDEADEMLNMGFKEELDSIIEKLPKKRQSLLFSATMSRYMNVIAHKYLIDPVEIVTGKKNIGSDDVKHVYYIIEKLNKKYLALKRILDINPDIYSIIFCGTKKETKEIAEFLIKDGYNADALYGDLSQAQRESVMNRFRNKNLQFLVATDVAARGLDVNNITHVINYNLPKESESYVHRSGRTGRAGNTGISACIIQTKEIRNLKDFEKKIGKNFYRVMVPTGEEICEKQLFYFIEKIKKVVVNDKLMKKFLPEIQKNLEFFDKEELIKRFSWIGFNHFINYYKNSKDLNPVFYKQNYSSSYKKKKTFSKLFLNIGYKDNLTKLGLINLINQSVDNLNIYIGHIKILSNFSLFEVEKRYRNKILIGMSRINHLGRPISIEIKN, encoded by the coding sequence ATGAAAACATTTCAAGAATACGATTTTTTTGACGATAATATCATTCAAGCCATAGAAGATATTGGATTTAAATATCCAACACCAATACAAGAAAAAGTGATTCCTTTTTTATTGTCTTCAGAAAAAGATATTATAGCATTAGCCCAAACGGGTACAGGAAAAACAGCTGCTTTTGGACTTCCAATTATTCAAAAAATGAATTTGAAATACACTTTTCCTAAAGCTTTAATTTTATGCCCTACAAGAGAATTATGTATACAAATAACACGTGATCTTTGCCGGTTTTCGAAATTTTCATCATTTATAAAAATTGTTTCTTTATATGGAGGAGCAAACATTAATTCACAAATCCAATCTTTGAAAAAAAAAACTCATATTATAGTAGGAACTCCAGGAAGAATTATTGATTTAATAAAAAGAAAAAAATTATACTTTAATGAAATTCAATATTTAGTACTTGATGAAGCGGATGAAATGCTAAATATGGGATTTAAAGAAGAATTAGATTCTATAATAGAAAAATTACCAAAAAAAAGACAAAGTTTATTGTTTTCGGCAACAATGTCTAGATATATGAATGTTATAGCTCACAAATATTTAATAGATCCTGTAGAAATTGTAACGGGGAAAAAAAATATAGGTTCCGATGATGTAAAACACGTCTATTATATAATAGAAAAATTGAATAAAAAATATTTAGCTTTGAAAAGAATTTTGGATATAAATCCTGATATTTATAGTATTATATTTTGTGGAACTAAAAAAGAAACTAAAGAAATAGCCGAATTTTTAATCAAAGATGGTTATAATGCTGATGCTTTATATGGAGATCTTTCACAAGCACAACGTGAATCCGTTATGAACAGATTCAGAAATAAAAATTTACAATTTCTTGTAGCGACAGATGTCGCCGCTCGTGGATTAGATGTAAATAATATAACTCATGTTATTAATTACAATCTTCCAAAAGAAAGTGAAAGTTATGTCCATAGAAGTGGACGTACGGGAAGAGCTGGAAATACGGGTATTTCTGCTTGTATTATTCAAACCAAAGAAATTAGAAATTTAAAGGATTTTGAAAAAAAAATTGGAAAAAATTTTTACCGTGTTATGGTTCCTACTGGAGAAGAAATATGTGAAAAACAACTATTCTATTTTATAGAAAAAATAAAAAAAGTAGTCGTAAATGATAAATTGATGAAAAAATTTCTTCCTGAAATACAAAAAAATTTAGAATTCTTTGACAAAGAAGAATTAATAAAACGTTTTTCATGGATTGGATTTAATCACTTCATAAATTATTATAAAAATTCTAAAGATCTAAATCCTGTTTTTTATAAACAAAATTATAGTTCCTCGTACAAAAAAAAAAAAACTTTTTCAAAACTATTTTTAAATATAGGATATAAAGATAATCTAACAAAATTAGGATTAATAAACTTAATCAACCAATCAGTTGATAATTTAAATATTTATATTGGTCATATAAAAATTTTATCAAATTTTTCATTGTTTGAAGTAGAAAAACGTTATAGGAACAAAATATTAATAGGAATGAGCAGGATTAATCATTTAGGAAGACCTATTTCGATCGAAATAAAAAACTAG